The Magallana gigas chromosome 6, xbMagGiga1.1, whole genome shotgun sequence genome includes the window GTATGAGTTGACATCAGTTTTGTAGTCTCTGTATTggctttctttttttcttctttcaatcCTTTTGATCCTCCCAGAAGTGATCCTCCAGTGtcaatgttctttttttttcttcttttatcaTAGATCACTATGAAGTCACTGATGTGCTTTTTCCATATGTGTATATAAGTagtaatgtatattttcataatcAAAAGCATACACTACATACACATGAACTAGTATTGGCTGTTTTGCCTGGAAAATAGTAGTCTAATACATACAATACTCGTATATTAAAGCTTGTACTGTTGATTCATGAATAAATTAGGgattccaaaaatatttttatcgtacaataaaattttatattttaaatgctcCATTGtagaacatagtgaagaattaTGACAAGGCGGAGGATGGGTACGAGGTCGTAGTCCATGCCCTGAACCAGATGACTGGGCGTGCTCAGCACATCAATGAAATGAAGCGCAAGCATGAGCATGCAGTCCGAGTCCAAGAAATCCAGAGTACACTGGAGGAGTATGAGGGAGAGGATCTCACCACCCTTGGGGAACTTGTCTTAGAGGTCAGTCCTCATtacattgtgtgtgtgtgtgtgtgtgtttgtgtgtgtatgTTAGGTATAAAGTGTGTGGCCTCATTATGTGGTATGGTTGATATATTGATCCTCATTCTGTTGTAGTTTGTGTGTCCTTATTCTGTTCTGTGGTGTATGTCCTCATTCTGTTCTGTGGTGTGTCCCTCATTCTTTCTGTTGTGTGTCCCTCATTCTGTTCTGTGATATTTCCTCGTTCTGCTCTGTAGTGTGTGTCCTCATTCTTTCTGTGGCACTAAGTGTCCTTATTCTGTGCTATGTGGTATGTCCTTGTTCTGTTCTGTGTCCTCATTCTGCTCTGTGGTGTATGTCCTCATTCTTTCTGTAGTCTAAGTCCTCATTCTGTTCTGTTGTTTGTATCCACATTCTGTTCTGTGGTATGTATCCTCATTCTTTCTGTGGCACTAAGTGTCATTTTTCCGTTCTGAGGTGTATGTCCTCATTCTGTTCTGTGGTGTGTGTCCTCATTCTTTCTGTGGTGTGTGTCCTCATTCTTTCTGTGGCACTAAGTGTCATTTTTCCGTTCTGTGGTGTATGTCCCCATTCTGTTCTGTGGTGTGTGTCCTATTTCGTTTCTGTGACACTAAGTGTCCTTATTCTGTTCTGTGGTGTGTGTCCTATTTCGTTTCTGTGACACTAAATGTCCTTATTCTGTTCTGTGGTGTATTTCCTCATTTTGTTCTGTGGTGTATGTCCTCATTCTTTCTATGGCTTTAAGTGTCTTTATTCTGCTCTTTCGTGTATTTCCTCATTCTGTTTTGTGGTGTATGTTCTCATTCTTTCTGTAGTCTAAGTCCTCATTCTGTTCTGTGGTGTGTGTCCACATCTGTTTTGTGGTGTTTGAATGACCTCAATTTGTTCTATGGTGTGTGTGCATGTCCACATTCTGTTCTGTGGTGTGTGTAAATGTCTTCATCCTGTTCTGTGGTGTGTTTCTTTTGTGTCATCATTCTGTTTTATGGTTCATGGTGTCCACTTTTGTTTTGTGGTGTGTTCCTTCATTCTGTTCTGTGGTATGTGagtgtttctttattttgttctgTGTAAATGCATGTTATGAATAGAGGGAGGGATTGAGAATAATGTTACTGACTTCATTTTTGATTGTCTTTATAGGGAGCTTTCCATGTTTATGGGGCCAAGACATCTAGACAGGTCTTTTTGTTTGAGAAAGGAGTTGTGAttgcaaagaaaaaagaagattCCATGCTTAGCTGCAAAATTTTCATCTTGGttggtattttaaaacaattgtttacatattttctacAAGCGTTTATTTTATAATGAATCTTTTATTGACAATCAAGCTTTTTGGCTGTACaagattttttgtatattttgttaattactTGATAAGTATCTGTAGTATTTTAGTCAATATGcatgcatggtttttttttcgacaGTGTTCTAACCTAATGTTGGTTGAGAGCGTCCCCAAGGAGCCTCTTAGTTTCCAGGTGATTCCCTTCGATAACCCCAGAGGACAACACACTCTCCAGGTAAATATGTTTTTCCTTGTAGATTACATATACTATTTGCTTTGTTATGACTCCACAGCCCGCACTTATGAAACATATACAGGTAGTATACCTGTAATTGATTTGTCCTGTGTTTTTTCCTTGTTCAAAGCAAAATCAATTGTGATATTTCAAAGGCCAGTGAACAGCTTGGGcttaatgtgtttttttaatcCAATTTCCATCAAATTTAAACTGCACActgaataaatgaaaatgaaatgatttgGATGTTGAAATTAGCTGCTTTCTTCTGATGTGTTTAAATCAGACCCATTGCTGATTCAGCTTCAATGAATAGTTTTTGTTAGGTCTGAATCATGAATTTAAATGTTAGAATGTCTgaaacagaaaaaattattCTAAAGATGTGGGGGTCAATCCTGTCTTGGGAACACCCTCTTATTTACAAGTACATTACATGCACTTCTTATTCAATATAcatcatttgttttcttttactaTGTTATCTGTGATTATTGAGGCATTAAACAAATTGCTTTCTTTTGGATCTTTAATAGTTGTATTGGAAAATGAAagatttacatgtttattaaaatttgttaaattggTATGGTTAATTTCTCACCTCTGCAGGACTCAAAATCGATTTGCTATATATCCATAAATTCATTATAACAGagttcataataaatataactTTAGAAAGTATTTAGCCAGTGATGCTGCAAAACGCTACATCTGAGATGTGGCTATTCTGTGTTCATACTAATTACATAAATGTATGTtatcttcaaaatttacttATAATGAGTCACTTTTACAACAGTTGTAGGTTGACAACCTGTATTGAATATGAAAGAGAATTTAAAAGGATGATAATTATGATGGGTTTTTCAAAGTACTAACTTAATAACTATTTTATATCTCAGGCTAGAAATTTGGATCAAAAGCGTAAATGGTGTCAAGAAATCAAACGCTTGATCTTAGAGAGTTACAAGGAGAAAATTCCAGAAAAAGTCAAAGGTCTTGTAATGCAGCTCGGCAAAAGTAAACAAGAGGGTATGTAagactttatatttacatttttaactgtctttgtctgcgataacattacaaatcaattttgaaccctaaaacccaataactaCATGAATCGTGAGTGACACAAAATTGGCATGTCTTATAGCgtaaccgaaaaacggtattggctgctcCGCGTAGTAAATTAGCATGTACTACATAAAATATAGTGgatttaaacaatgttgtttttatgttttaagtgtacaaattggaaataatataaatatgagtagtaaggaatcattctttgagtattataaggtgatacatgtaatttcggttggggcgtggtcaaatctatcataaagcccttcgggctttattggatttgaacaTGCCCCaactgaaattatcacctcataatactcaaagaatgattcctaatTCCTTAATTATGAGGAGTCAGAAATGATTTTAGGGTTGTCtataaaggatttttaaaaactttttaaatttcaaaaaaagatgtttttgtATGTGTGCCTTCCATGATAAAATTCAGAGATGTGCTGAAAAAATGAAAGGCTATAAAACATTCtacatacagtacatgtacataagaaGTGAAATGAAGCCTGGATAATGTGACTTAAATTTAATTGTTGATTGTCTGACTAGAATACACAGAAATGTAATTCatctaccggtatatatacatgtgtattgttgttttatttttgcagaAAATGTAGATTCTGGGACACCAAAGAAATTTCACCACCAGAATGCCCCAGAGTACCTGGAAAGGAGACAAAAACTGAGGAGGAAGTCCGGGGGAAATATTCTGTCAGACATCTTAAAACCACAGCGAGCCAGAAGGAACCATAAACGCAATGAATCAGAAAGCCCTAGAACCGTGAGTAGTGAAGGATATACAGCTAATATTATTCAACAGTTTTAATGAAGTACCAGGGAACAGCAAATTTCATTCTCTATTTTCATAATTTGTCATATTTGATCagtttataattaataacatttgAAAGATCTAGGGACTTCACTGTAAGTAAGCTTGTTTGGCTGTTTGTTTGCTGTAACTGTACTGAAATTGTGTGTTTGAGATACAGTGTACATTACgtatttttttggtaattttatttcatttataaattcatAGTCTCCCACGGAGAGAAGGAAATTCCCTGGGTCATCACCAGCCCTGGGCAAACAGCAGGGGACAGAAACTAGTGAGACCACCAaggtatagtacatgtactattatagCAGTTTTTCAGAAAGAATACAGTTAAACCGTTAAAAACagtatagcgaacacgcttaaaataaattgacccttacagcgaagtgattttcattccccgtgactaTATTGCATGTTGTAAATTTGAGGATAGAACGATTTACGCTTAAAACGAAGCAAAATCGCCTGTCTGTGGCGCTTCCTTTTACTGTAAATTTGGTCAGTTTgatttttgcttttaaaatattcatagtACGGACTGAGGAGTTTAATTTCATGTTTTAGAAAACTGAATCATCGTGGTCATTTATATTTACCTCAGTTAGCCGAGGAGCCATGtataaaagataataaaaaaagttcaaattttaaagctaaaatgttttgattctttatttactaaataatagtttatagtcaaaattattatatttaaaagttcTGATGGTAaagttgaccacccagccttcTTAATGTACAGGTGGATATACAAGTTCACATTACTAGGTTCAGGTTTATTAAAGAAGAGTTCAGCGTGGTGTCAATTATTGAAGATTGTATCCAATTCGACAGctgttgaaattaaaatatgggGATATTTTCTTAACAAACAATCAGCTCAtagtttttcaatattaatgttAACACAAGTGCCTGAcagtgaaatgaaatattttgcaaGTATCAGTAAACAGTCTTTAAAGAGTACCCCAGATTTTAttagaaattatcaaattttatgtttatattttcagactGGAAGGAAAAGCAAGGAGGAAAATGCTAATACTGTTAAAAAGACGCCATTGAAGCGAGAATTTTCTTCCCCTGTGAGTCGTAGCACAAGTTTTCGCAATGCTGTCAGGAAACAACCGCTCACTTCAGTGGGCTCCAGTGATGACATAATGGCCGATACCAACTCTAACAAGACAACAGAAACATCACCCTCCAAAAGGACTCAAAGTTTCCGCCTTGCCACTCGACTATATCCAGTCCTCAAAAACGAAGTTGCTAGCCATTCTGCTTCCTCTTTACCTGGAACCTCACTGGTTCAATGCAAAGAGGAATTGCCCCCTTCTTCAACTGAAGATGGAGTGTTTGCTTCTGGTGAATCAAATGTGGACCAAAGATACTGCAGCATGCCAGCCTTAGCTAAACCTCAGTCACCCTCCATTAATGGTTCAAGTGCGCGAGGCAGTGATAGTCATTTAACTCGCAGACTGAGTAGCAACAGTTTCAACCTTGGCAGTCCCTCCAAAAAAGTCATTGATATCAAGCAATACTTCTCCAGACCcaaagaaaaccttgaaaattcTCAAAGCTTAAAACAGGAAAGTAAATCTGTGATTGCATTTCATGATTCGTTTTTGAAAAAAGCAGCAGAAAATTCCCCGGAGAGATCGCCCAAGCTTTACCCCAGGACAATATCACTAACTAAACCCCTCTCTGTCAGCAGCATGTTGCAGTCTCAGCCAAAACCACAGATTTCAAGTGAAAAGGAAAATGAGGATCCATGGGTTGTGAACACTAAAGCAGCGACTGAGGACCCCCTCAATTCAAGTTCTTCTTCTGTTGGACAATACAAACTCAAGCGCTCTCCGCTAAGGAAGAAATCACACCAAAGGTCCCGCTCTGTGGATTTTGAGGCAGATGAAGAATCAAGGAATTTTGACTGGATAGTTTATGCCAATAGAAACTCTCTGCCACTATCAGGAATTCCAAAGGGAGGTGTTTCTCATCAAGAGGGGTCTCTTGACCCAGAAAGTGAAAATCTTGCATCCCAATCACATGCCCGGTCGAAATCATTCGATGATTCTCTAAGTGTTCCAAATCCTGTGTTAAATGAAAGTGCGACCACGCCCTCTTTCAGGTCAGCAAATAAAGAGAACTATTCACACAGTTACAGTCAGCTGCAATCAAATTCTCAAGGAtctcaaaaatttcaaagaagttACTCCTCTACTATTCCCTCTAGAGAGACAAATCATTCTTTTCCCACAGCTCTAGGTTCACAAGAAAAGCCTTATcctttatcatatatttatggTGCTTATACAACTTCAGGTCCAGAAACTGTTAGTTCATGTAGTAACATGTGGCCAGGTAGTTACTTACGAACACCTAGTTACTTTGATCAGTCAGGAGATGTATCCCACGATACACCTTTAGAGGAAGATGCATCTTTCCTGTCTTCACTTCCTGTGATAGTGAGAAAGGTGGAACAGCCGCCCCATTCTAAACTTTCTCGTTCCTATTCCACACCCTGTGCTCAGACGGCAAAGATTCATGGAGCACGGCCTCAGTCTTGTAATATGAATATGAATGACCACGAGAAACTTGTCGCCGAGATGGAAGATTACATGAAGAAATCTGATTCCAACATTACACTGTGCTCGCAGCAGAGGTTTCCTGTGCCGAACATGGAAGACAGTCGTAACGATCTATCAGTTCGGTTTTCTTATGCATCCACGATATCTGGATCATCTTATGAAAGCTCTGAAAGTTTAACAGACAATCAAAGCTCAGAGAGCATTATTGATTCCTGGCAGCCCAAACCAAATGTGAAAGAGAACGTTAACCGTAGGTCTGGTTCCTATGACAACACTGCTCCTGATGCTCATAGTGAGGCAAACAAGTCTAGTATATGGTCATTGAATTCCTGGTTTAATGCTTCCAGAAGAGAATCTCCTCCAGATCTTCAGTCTGTTTTGCATGCTGGAGAGCTAGGTAGTGAAAGTATTGGATCTAGAATGGCCAATCAGGAACCGCTTTATGCTGAATTGCCAAACCATCCCTTGAGTTCAGAATCTCAGAGTTTTAACAATGTGTCAGTTTCTGTAAGGGCAGAGACCGTACAAGATGAACCGGTGAATTTAAAGCAGTGTGATTCAGCATATTCCATTCAGAGTGAGGAGGAAGAAACTAGCAAGTCAAAAGGACCTACCATATCTCGAGCAGATAGTTTTTATGAGAAAAGACTCTCCATGGCTTTCAATGATAGTGAAGTGTTTCGTGATTCAGCCGTTTTCTGTGATATTGACTCTACAGAACTGTCACCTgaagtaaaatatgaaaaagaacCTCCTTTCAGAAGTTCAGTTGACATTGATTTTGAAAGAGAGGGCCGAAAAAAAAGACAGCCAGTCAAGCAGTATGTAAAGGAATTGGAGGAGCAACAAAGATCAAAATCAGCAGAAAAAGTGACTGTTCGACATCGAGAACCTGGACTAATCATAAGGCAAAAAATGGAGAGCCTGGAAAAGCAGGCAATGAGGAGCCAAAGCTGTTCTAGACCAAATAGTATCGAGAGAGACCTCCGACGAAGTTCGACTCCTGGACGTAGCATCTCCATCAGTCCAGCGCGAGATTTTCGTCGTAGCTCTACCCCCTCTCGCAGTATGACAGAGAGTCCCATCTTGGAAAATGACTCAAATAGGAAATCAACAGGCAGCTGGTTCTCACTACCGCAAAGTTCTGAAAAGGCTGACAGCAAAACTGAAGACAACAACAGGACATCTGCAAGAACATCCAGCACAAAATCACCAGTTACCAGACCACCCTTCAGGAACCGTTCAATCAGTCAGGACCGGGCCGGCTCTCAGAGGAACTCTTTTGTGCTCTCCAGTGACCATTCTTCGCAGGGTAGTACCTCATCCCTCCACACCGGTCGGACATTCAGATCGCGGTTTCTGAGCGAGGACAGTAGTAAAGCACCTCTGCGTCTCAGTCTTCCAAGATCCAATGTGAACGCTAGTCTCGAGGATATTTCATCGGACCGGTACTACCAGCGCGAGCGATCTGCACCACCCTTCAGTGACCAGCTGTCCAGTCAAAGGACCAGTGGGATGAAACACTCCCTGTCTCTGGGGAGACTGGACAGTCTCAGTACGGACATTGATAACCTTGTCATCATGAAGGGCTGGGTCAGACAGCTCATTGAAAAATTCCAACCCAAATCTGATGATGTGTGATAATGTACAATACAATGTTCTTTGCCTAATTTTAAGCATATTTATACTGTCAATAACTGAATGTTTTATACCttatacagttttttttttttaaatcaaatttgataTGTCCTCTTTTTTGTCAAATGGTTGTGACTATTACATAACACGGCGCCATTTCTacttacaaaaataatattcacATTCATAAACATGCAATTCCTGTGCAAGATTTGTGTTTTGCTTTTAATTTCAGTACCTATGTTAGACCACTAACAGGTTAATAGCTGTGATATAATTCATTGACACTattgagttatctttcttatgttaactctcttttttttttattaaatcctATTTGCTTGGCTCTTAGTTATAAGTGGAGTTACTTTCTAGACACGAAATAATCATAAACTAGTGATTATCatgtaatgtttttattcattgtcCTACAGTAATTGCCTTATGAACATGCAAATGTCTCAATGTGATTAGTAACTAAGTGCTATTCAGAAGTGCGCTGTACATAAGGAACAGCTGAATACATAAGATCATAAATGTGCAATCTGTAAAGTTCTGTAACGGAATCATACAATAACACTGCAAGCCTTGAATCAGCATAAACTATGCAATTTTTTCATACtttgtaaattgtaatatatttcagtgccttgtatttgttatatattttataattttgtctaTACACAGGTATGgtcattttgttttatgaatTGACTATGATGCACTGGTGCGTTCATTGAtcaaatttaagattttataataaaaataaaacgatctaaaatatattaagtGTTTGACCAATattcgtttatttttttaatttgactcagTTGTATGATGAAAAAGTCTGAATTTACGAAGACCACTTacgtttaaattatttttccgttGAGAGTTACTGTAACCttatctgtattttattttctgttgcAATAATTACAACAAATTTATCTATGATGACCATAGACATGTAACATATGccgtatatccggtaattttcgcgatggtttaattttcgcttttttcgCGATCACTTTTGTATCGCATTTTATTGAATACGCAGAAATGATATCtagtattattttctataacaaaattttcaatcgCAAAGAATGActgaagcaaattaaaaatctttcaCAGTTTTCCCATTTTCGCGAGAAAAAACCCGGATATACGGTATGTGAGATGtagataaatagaaaaaaattg containing:
- the LOC105346307 gene encoding uncharacterized protein isoform X4; amino-acid sequence: MVNGSRFSGGRTVGPTLYVKNYHILHGFSGFNGQGSSLDLAPSLLSIYDSLASENNLTSVDGNPEESQIGTQDANTSCQGLPLAVPVTVHKCDTPGSDSIMEAEGQGKVLLSENNDLDLSDCKKRPLSEGSGSSSSSISHHVVKRPNLCSTDPSPSSVDPILYIDDDNQDQTIIKEKPAQSIPGISVSDVSSDKILEQGPESCKLVISPNQSHTVLVDPEKEPKSEDSFSPQTPITATDVQNIQNLSSVSIPPNSLTLPSSLSCPSISSSGSSSLVSVNSGSPLPSTSQKTGTPSSAQLKPLDSPTKYVTRVQRVIAEIVDTERTYVSSLKEIIQGYMNYLKGSTHLHLSADDKDRLFGNLLQIYEFSRQFLVELEECDDNAAQIAECFVRNNEGFSVYTNYCTNYPSAVEILTRVMKDADLSEIFKTLQSLLNHNLPLGAYLLKPVQRILKYHLLLHNIVKNYDKAEDGYEVVVHALNQMTGRAQHINEMKRKHEHAVRVQEIQSTLEEYEGEDLTTLGELVLEGAFHVYGAKTSRQVFLFEKGVVIAKKKEDSMLSCKIFILCSNLMLVESVPKEPLSFQVIPFDNPRGQHTLQARNLDQKRKWCQEIKRLILESYKEKIPEKVKGLVMQLGKSKQEENVDSGTPKKFHHQNAPEYLERRQKLRRKSGGNILSDILKPQRARRNHKRNESESPRTSPTERRKFPGSSPALGKQQGTETSETTKTGRKSKEENANTVKKTPLKREFSSPVSRSTSFRNAVRKQPLTSVGSSDDIMADTNSNKTTETSPSKRTQSFRLATRLYPVLKNEVASHSASSLPGTSLVQCKEELPPSSTEDGVFASGESNVDQRYCSMPALAKPQSPSINGSSARGSDSHLTRRLSSNSFNLGSPSKKVIDIKQYFSRPKENLENSQSLKQESKSVIAFHDSFLKKAAENSPERSPKLYPRTISLTKPLSVSSMLQSQPKPQISSEKENEDPWVVNTKAATEDPLNSSSSSVGQYKLKRSPLRKKSHQRSRSVDFEADEESRNFDWIVYANRNSLPLSGIPKGGVSHQEGSLDPESENLASQSHARSKSFDDSLSVPNPVLNESATTPSFRSANKENYSHSYSQLQSNSQGSQKFQRSYSSTIPSRETNHSFPTALGSQEKPYPLSYIYGAYTTSGPETVSSCSNMWPGSYLRTPSYFDQSGDVSHDTPLEEDASFLSSLPVIVRKVEQPPHSKLSRSYSTPCAQTAKIHGARPQSCNMNMNDHEKLVAEMEDYMKKSDSNITLCSQQRFPVPNMEDSRNDLSVRFSYASTISGSSYESSESLTDNQSSESIIDSWQPKPNVKENVNRRSGSYDNTAPDAHSEANKSSIWSLNSWFNASRRESPPDLQSVLHAGELGSESIGSRMANQEPLYAELPNHPLSSESQSFNNVSVSVRAETVQDEPVNLKQCDSAYSIQSEEEETSKSKGPTISRADSFYEKRLSMAFNDSEVFRDSAVFCDIDSTELSPEVKYEKEPPFRSSVDIDFEREGRKKRQPVKQYVKELEEQQRSKSAEKVTVRHREPGLIIRQKMESLEKQAMRSQSCSRPNSIERDLRRSSTPGRSISISPARDFRRSSTPSRSMTESPILENDSNRKSTGSWFSLPQSSEKADSKTEDNNRTSARTSSTKSPVTRPPFRNRSISQDRAGSQRNSFVLSSDHSSQGSTSSLHTGRTFRSRFLSEDSSKAPLRLSLPRSNVNASLEDISSDRYYQRERSAPPFSDQLSSQRTSGMKHSLSLGRLDSLSTDIDNLVIMKGWVRQLIEKFQPKSDDV
- the LOC105346307 gene encoding uncharacterized protein isoform X2 encodes the protein MDNKSKKDRRQAIRRKGFTWTNKSATLSGTGCTNGHWYSDEELSPTRAVFRCSSLDLAPSLLSIYDSLASENNLTSVDGNPEESQIGTQDANTSCQGLPLAVPVTVHKCDTPGSDSIMEAEGQGKVLLSENNDLDLSDCKKRPLSEGSGSSSSSISHHVVKRPNLCSTDPSPSSVDPILYIDDDNQDQTIIKEKPAQSIPGISVSDVSSDKILEQGPESCKLVISPNQSHTVLVDPEKEPKSEDSFSPQTPITATDVQNIQNLSSVSIPPNSLTLPSSLSCPSISSSGSSSLVSVNSGSPLPSTSQKTGTPSSAQLKPLDSPTKYVTRVQRVIAEIVDTERTYVSSLKEIIQGYMNYLKGSTHLHLSADDKDRLFGNLLQIYEFSRQFLVELEECDDNAAQIAECFVRNNEGFSVYTNYCTNYPSAVEILTRVMKDADLSEIFKTLQSLLNHNLPLGAYLLKPVQRILKYHLLLHNIVKNYDKAEDGYEVVVHALNQMTGRAQHINEMKRKHEHAVRVQEIQSTLEEYEGEDLTTLGELVLEGAFHVYGAKTSRQVFLFEKGVVIAKKKEDSMLSCKIFILCSNLMLVESVPKEPLSFQVIPFDNPRGQHTLQARNLDQKRKWCQEIKRLILESYKEKIPEKVKGLVMQLGKSKQEENVDSGTPKKFHHQNAPEYLERRQKLRRKSGGNILSDILKPQRARRNHKRNESESPRTSPTERRKFPGSSPALGKQQGTETSETTKTGRKSKEENANTVKKTPLKREFSSPVSRSTSFRNAVRKQPLTSVGSSDDIMADTNSNKTTETSPSKRTQSFRLATRLYPVLKNEVASHSASSLPGTSLVQCKEELPPSSTEDGVFASGESNVDQRYCSMPALAKPQSPSINGSSARGSDSHLTRRLSSNSFNLGSPSKKVIDIKQYFSRPKENLENSQSLKQESKSVIAFHDSFLKKAAENSPERSPKLYPRTISLTKPLSVSSMLQSQPKPQISSEKENEDPWVVNTKAATEDPLNSSSSSVGQYKLKRSPLRKKSHQRSRSVDFEADEESRNFDWIVYANRNSLPLSGIPKGGVSHQEGSLDPESENLASQSHARSKSFDDSLSVPNPVLNESATTPSFRSANKENYSHSYSQLQSNSQGSQKFQRSYSSTIPSRETNHSFPTALGSQEKPYPLSYIYGAYTTSGPETVSSCSNMWPGSYLRTPSYFDQSGDVSHDTPLEEDASFLSSLPVIVRKVEQPPHSKLSRSYSTPCAQTAKIHGARPQSCNMNMNDHEKLVAEMEDYMKKSDSNITLCSQQRFPVPNMEDSRNDLSVRFSYASTISGSSYESSESLTDNQSSESIIDSWQPKPNVKENVNRRSGSYDNTAPDAHSEANKSSIWSLNSWFNASRRESPPDLQSVLHAGELGSESIGSRMANQEPLYAELPNHPLSSESQSFNNVSVSVRAETVQDEPVNLKQCDSAYSIQSEEEETSKSKGPTISRADSFYEKRLSMAFNDSEVFRDSAVFCDIDSTELSPEVKYEKEPPFRSSVDIDFEREGRKKRQPVKQYVKELEEQQRSKSAEKVTVRHREPGLIIRQKMESLEKQAMRSQSCSRPNSIERDLRRSSTPGRSISISPARDFRRSSTPSRSMTESPILENDSNRKSTGSWFSLPQSSEKADSKTEDNNRTSARTSSTKSPVTRPPFRNRSISQDRAGSQRNSFVLSSDHSSQGSTSSLHTGRTFRSRFLSEDSSKAPLRLSLPRSNVNASLEDISSDRYYQRERSAPPFSDQLSSQRTSGMKHSLSLGRLDSLSTDIDNLVIMKGWVRQLIEKFQPKSDDV
- the LOC105346307 gene encoding uncharacterized protein isoform X6 gives rise to the protein MEAEGQGKVLLSENNDLDLSDCKKRPLSEGSGSSSSSISHHVVKRPNLCSTDPSPSSVDPILYIDDDNQDQTIIKEKPAQSIPGISVSDVSSDKILEQGPESCKLVISPNQSHTVLVDPEKEPKSEDSFSPQTPITATDVQNIQNLSSVSIPPNSLTLPSSLSCPSISSSGSSSLVSVNSGSPLPSTSQKTGTPSSAQLKPLDSPTKYVTRVQRVIAEIVDTERTYVSSLKEIIQGYMNYLKGSTHLHLSADDKDRLFGNLLQIYEFSRQFLVELEECDDNAAQIAECFVRNNEGFSVYTNYCTNYPSAVEILTRVMKDADLSEIFKTLQSLLNHNLPLGAYLLKPVQRILKYHLLLHNIVKNYDKAEDGYEVVVHALNQMTGRAQHINEMKRKHEHAVRVQEIQSTLEEYEGEDLTTLGELVLEGAFHVYGAKTSRQVFLFEKGVVIAKKKEDSMLSCKIFILCSNLMLVESVPKEPLSFQVIPFDNPRGQHTLQARNLDQKRKWCQEIKRLILESYKEKIPEKVKGLVMQLGKSKQEENVDSGTPKKFHHQNAPEYLERRQKLRRKSGGNILSDILKPQRARRNHKRNESESPRTSPTERRKFPGSSPALGKQQGTETSETTKTGRKSKEENANTVKKTPLKREFSSPVSRSTSFRNAVRKQPLTSVGSSDDIMADTNSNKTTETSPSKRTQSFRLATRLYPVLKNEVASHSASSLPGTSLVQCKEELPPSSTEDGVFASGESNVDQRYCSMPALAKPQSPSINGSSARGSDSHLTRRLSSNSFNLGSPSKKVIDIKQYFSRPKENLENSQSLKQESKSVIAFHDSFLKKAAENSPERSPKLYPRTISLTKPLSVSSMLQSQPKPQISSEKENEDPWVVNTKAATEDPLNSSSSSVGQYKLKRSPLRKKSHQRSRSVDFEADEESRNFDWIVYANRNSLPLSGIPKGGVSHQEGSLDPESENLASQSHARSKSFDDSLSVPNPVLNESATTPSFRSANKENYSHSYSQLQSNSQGSQKFQRSYSSTIPSRETNHSFPTALGSQEKPYPLSYIYGAYTTSGPETVSSCSNMWPGSYLRTPSYFDQSGDVSHDTPLEEDASFLSSLPVIVRKVEQPPHSKLSRSYSTPCAQTAKIHGARPQSCNMNMNDHEKLVAEMEDYMKKSDSNITLCSQQRFPVPNMEDSRNDLSVRFSYASTISGSSYESSESLTDNQSSESIIDSWQPKPNVKENVNRRSGSYDNTAPDAHSEANKSSIWSLNSWFNASRRESPPDLQSVLHAGELGSESIGSRMANQEPLYAELPNHPLSSESQSFNNVSVSVRAETVQDEPVNLKQCDSAYSIQSEEEETSKSKGPTISRADSFYEKRLSMAFNDSEVFRDSAVFCDIDSTELSPEVKYEKEPPFRSSVDIDFEREGRKKRQPVKQYVKELEEQQRSKSAEKVTVRHREPGLIIRQKMESLEKQAMRSQSCSRPNSIERDLRRSSTPGRSISISPARDFRRSSTPSRSMTESPILENDSNRKSTGSWFSLPQSSEKADSKTEDNNRTSARTSSTKSPVTRPPFRNRSISQDRAGSQRNSFVLSSDHSSQGSTSSLHTGRTFRSRFLSEDSSKAPLRLSLPRSNVNASLEDISSDRYYQRERSAPPFSDQLSSQRTSGMKHSLSLGRLDSLSTDIDNLVIMKGWVRQLIEKFQPKSDDV